The Chroicocephalus ridibundus chromosome 2, bChrRid1.1, whole genome shotgun sequence genome includes a region encoding these proteins:
- the LOC134510568 gene encoding proline-rich protein HaeIII subfamily 1-like — protein MQPYLPAGRPLLPAAPTGRDPVAEGSLLVPEGSPPAPERRPPMPESSPPVPEGSPPVPLSGPQRGSFPRRPPPAPRPAVGSPPRPLSPQRLHPAPEPPWVPPAPRDTAPAPQEEGAAKGPPSQPYARQGRSTENSSSTPRSRQTKLARGRPPPPHEPPPSLPALTRPNFPKPSQKNPPPPRPVKGKRPGGGTGRPPRLRARRRADRSGSRPVPLTFPRLRLIPSLAGCNFQSFPQLPSSTRAPGEGAERGGKVAATAAAAGIRWP, from the coding sequence ATGCAGCCCTACctgcccgccggccgcccgcTGCTCCCGGCGGCCCCCACGGGGAGGGACCCCGTGGCTGAGGGGAGCCTGCTGGTACCTGAGGGGAGCCCGCCGGCGCCCGAGAGGAGACCCCCGATGCCCGAGAGCAGCCCCCCGGTGCCTGAGGGGAGCCCCCCGGTCCCGCTCTCCGGCCCCCAGCGGGGCAGCTTCCCCCGAcgccctcccccagctccccggccGGCCGTGGGGAGCCCGCCCCGTCCTCTCAGCCCGCAGAGGCTCCATCCAGCCCCCGAGCCGCCCTGGGTGCCCCCGGCACCCCGCGAcacggccccggccccacagGAGGAAGGGGCGGCAAAGGGACCCCCCTCACAGCCGTACGCccggcagggcaggagcacggaAAACTCCTCTTCCACTCCGCGCTCCCGCCAAACAAAACTTGCCAGGGGGCGGCCGCCACCTCCCCACGAACCGCCACCTTCCCTGCCCGCTCTGACACGGCCCAACTTCCCGAAACCttcccaaaaaaatcccccccccccacgcccagTCAAGGGCAAACGGCCGGGCGGCGGGACCGGGCGGCCCCcacggctccgcgcccgccgccgggcggATCGGAGCGGCAGCCGGCCGGTGCCACTCACCTTCCCGCGCCTCCGCCTTATCCCTTCGCTCGCGGGCTGCAACTTCCAGTCTTTCCCACAACTGCCATCTTCCACCAGAGCGCCGGGGGaaggagcggagcggggaggaAAAGTTGCGGCGACGGCGGCTGCCGCGGGGATTAGGTGGCCATag